The nucleotide sequence CATGGCCAGAGAGGGAATCTGACCACACTCTATAAATACCACGGGCTGTGGGGGCATGCAAGCAGGCTATTTAAGCTGAAGGTCAGAGAGGCACGGCCCCGTGTGGGCACCAGCAAGTGCCAACAGAGTTTTTACTCTGGGAGGGTGACCGTGGCACCAACATGAGCAGGGACCAGGGAAGAGGTTTCCCAAAGTGGCCATCCCTAGTCACAGGCAGCACTTGTGTGCGGGGCTGGGGGAAGCAATGGCTGCACTGGGggctttcccagctgctcccatcccttgggaagggctgggcctcagccctgcctggggacagcaccCACTCCTGTGTCAGCAGTGTGCTGGGATCACCACAGACACAGGCCACCCCTCGCCCACGGCCACCGCGTCTCCGTGAGCCGAGCCCTGCGCGCCACCAGTGTAACTCGGGTGCAGCTAGTGCCGGCTCCCGTGCGGGGAATGGTTGCTGGTTCAGTGGGCTCCAGCCTTTTCCATTCACGTGCTGATGAATCACTTGACAAAAATGCAGCCCGATTCTGGGTGGATTTGTTCAGAACAGTGCAGCTTTGTGGAGGGGACGACTGCGCTGTGCTTTCCCCGCCAAGACCCCGCAGCGCAGCCAAGCTGCTCCACGCCCGCCAGGAACCAGGGCAGTGGAGGGAGCCCTgaggagagcctgggcaaggaggcTGGGTTAGGGATGCAGGCAACCCCTGGGTGCCCAAGAACCAGTAGTCAGACCTCCCCAAGTGCCAATGCCCCCACTGGCCCTGTCACCCACCACTCCTGCTGCTGACATGGGCAACCACCAGCCAGGGAGCCCAGACCCTCTGAGAAATGAGCCAAGGCTCTCTGGCTCCTGCAGGGCATGGCAGGTACAGCACACAGTTGTCACTGGCTTTCCAAGTTGGACCAGGGAAATGCTGGAAATGCTCCTTCCCCAGGCAGGCCAAGCAAGagggtgctgctctgtgggagcagagggtcCCCTGGCAGAGTGGGATCCCCACTGGTGACATCTCCTGTGCaggtccccagggctgccacTGTGGCCTCCCCATAGTGAGGACCCTGGACCCTCCAGGGACAGAGAGACCCTGCAAGGTTAGCATGTCCCCTTACTGCCCCTCTGCCACCAGCATCAGTTGGGGACAAATACAGTCATCCAATTCCACAAAACAACCAGGTTGTCTCTCTGGGCTTGCTAGTGCTGGGGTTTGTCCTCCCTGGCCCCATGTGGGGCTACCCCACCTCAGGGCACCACTGTGCTCGCCTGTGCCCCATGGGAAGAGGGGCAGTACAAGGACCCTTGGCCATGGGACCCCCCTTCTGGCCCAAGCCTTGCAGAATGGCTGTCCTTTCCCCTGCTctgccaccccaaaccccagcaagCCACCCTGCCCACATGCACCCACAGCTGCCCAGGAAGAGCCAGTACCCACGGACAGCAGgggccactgctgggctggatgcCCAGAGAACAAAGCTCCCttctccagtgctgctggcagcagaggggctggctgccagtgccagcgcTGCCCACTGCCTGCCTGGCACTGCCGGCCCAGGCACCTGACCCTTCGGCAACGGCAGCCCCGCAGTCACTCTAGCCCTGCTTGAGGCCGGCAGAGCTGGGGAGATAGCTAACCACGCTGGGAGGGATTCCTGCACCCGCCCTGCCCGGCGCAAGGGCCACAGCCACCTCCAGGTGCCTGCTGGCACCCCGTGCCCGCCCGCGGCCGCAGCGGCGGGCACCCCGCCCGGCACGGCGGTGtgaggatgctgaggctgcaggcgtgcagggctgggcagggcagcgcGGGGGAAGAGGAGGCCACGGAGACTCctggtgcccagcagtgcccgcGGGGCGGCAGGTCCCGCTCGCCCGCCGCCCTGCGCGGGAGCCACGGGCTGAGCGCTGCCGTGGCCGCCTGCGTCATTCCGGCCGCTGACGGGAGCGGGATGGAGCCCAATCAGCGGCAGCCCCCGCGTCAGCCCACGGCCCCTCTGCGCCAGCCGCACCGGAGGGCTCGGCTGCCGCGCTCGGCAGGGCggcaccgggcaccggcaccgggcaagggcaccggcaccgccagGCTCGGCGGCGTTTGCAGGCAGCTGCACCCCCGCGGGGATAGCTCGCACCACTCCCCCGCAAAGCCCCTCCTCTGCCCggtccctgctggcagccccaCACTTCTCACCGTGCCCGTCCCGGGGCACCGAGCCCTGGGACGAGTGGGATCAGTGCAATCCAGCTGCCCgtcccagctgcccccggcccaggctgcaccgagccctgctcccccctgccccagccaccGCCTGCTGCCTCGCAGGGGCACAGCCACGGCTTTGCCTAGAAGGGCTCAGCATCACCCCCTCACACCCCacatggagctgcagcaggagccggGTGTCCTGCTGTGGCACCACTGGGCAGCTGAGcatctcctgcagcagagcagcccagcagagcctgggcacagccccagtcAGGGATGGTGGAtggggcagccccaagcccttGGGCCCTGCAGAAAAGCCCTGCTCATCTCATCAGCCAGGACATGCAAGCACAGGCTGGCAGGTTCTAAGTCACCAGCCCCAGTGACACAaccccagcccctccatgacccccagcccctcaggcatCCCCCCACCCAATGCAGAACTGCATCTGCCTCCCCTTGCACCACCTGGAAgcgcagctctgggctgtggctgctccagtCCCTGCACAGGGGCAGGTGCAAGGCCAGAGGGGCCATGGGGATGTGTTAGGCACTGCCCACGCCATGGAGAGGAGATCCCAGGCCCCAGGGCCAGGACACACACTGTGCTCAGCCTGATACCCCTACTGAGGGTTGAGCATGAGCCTTGGGGTCCCTTCGCCTTGGGTGCACCTACCCAGCAGTGCAGGAcatcagccatccccacagcacCACATTTCTGTCAAGGGCCCAGCCTGGATACAGGTCcctcagcagctgggaaaggtcccagcagcactggggcccAGGTTCTCCCTGAGCTCCACACACCTGCTGGGATGGAAGTGGCTGAGAAACATCCCAACTCCAGAGAGTGTCCCGGGGAAGATAAGCAGCAAAAGGCCAGGGCACACAAGATCATCCCAGGTTGTGCCCCGCTGTCCCCAAGCCCAGCACTGTTTTCACTTAGGCCCACACGAAGCACATTTGATACAGATGAGCTGCACAAGAGGCTTGGGCTGGGAGCCAGAAGGTGCCAGCGCTGCCGGCAGCGTGGCTGGGAGGACGCTGCCTGGCAGGATGGGCACCTGCTGAGGGCAGCGGGGCGGCTGCAGAGCAAAGCTCAGCGAGGCAGTGCCCTCCCAGGGGACGGTGCAGACAGCCAGGGCCGCCAAGACAGACAGTGACTCAGCAGCTGAGTCAGGGCTGAGCCGGCACCCCACGACGGGCAGTGAGTCACGAGTGCCCCGAAAGCTGATCCTGACAGCAGCGTGATGGGAAGCTGCAGCCGCACTGCCcgagcaggcacagggcatcCTGTGGGCCAGGGacaccagctccagcagcaacTACAGAAACCCAGTGCTCCATTTTGTCTCAAaacctccctgtccccagcacgcCTCGTGGTGAGCCAGGGCACCCGAGGCAGCAGCCAAGTACTGTGGGAGTTGCCGTCACGGAGGAAAGACGCTGGGAGCGGGGTCTGGAAGGGACGCCTGTGAGGAGCATCCCGGATCtggagcaggggacagggcagggccatCCAGAGGTTGGGGCTGCCTCAGTGTTTGGGAATGTTACCTCTCCAGCTGAGCCTGGGAACGGGCCCGCGAAGGAAAGCGCCGGGAACTGGGGCCGGCCTGTTCAGTTCATATGTTAAAATTTAATAAGGGCATTATTCATAGAAAGAGGAATCCAGATCCCGGCGCTGCCAAGCCCCCCCTTTCAGCAGCATCCAAGCCGAACAAAGTGGGACGGGGGAAAGGAAATGCCTGGAAATAAGGTGCAGACAGGGGTGACCGAGCCGTGGCGGCAGCTGCCGGGGACAGGGGCTCCTCCGGGCTCCGGACCGGTGCCGTGGCCGCACTCAGAAGGTCCCGGTGGCCCCCGggccccagccccgcgctgCCACGTACCTCGCGGTGTCGCCAGAGTCGGGGGAGGCCGGGCCCACCCGTGTCATTCACCGGGGGGCGGTCAGTGGGGACCCGGGCGCTCCGGTCGCCGCTCGCAGCGGCGGAGGCGCCCCCGGGAGCAGGGCCGGGCGCGGGAGCCCCCCGAGACGCTGGGAGGAGGTgcggggcggggcgggacgGGCACAGCCCGCACGGACGGACCGCGCCCGGCCGCGCATCCGCACCCGCCGACACACCCCCGGCCGGGCGGGCGCCGCGGGCAGGTGCCGGGGGTCGGGGGGCTCTgcccgctccccgcccgccccgcgccaaCTTTCCGCTCCTTCCCCCGCCGGGAAGTTGGCGCGggcgggggctcggggggctcggggcggggttCCCCGCGGCGCTCACCTACGTCGGCGTTGCAGAAGGCCTGTTGCGGGTGGATGGGCGAGCAGCTGCAGGCGTCGGCCGGGCGGGCCCTGCCGAGCAGCAGCACCGCCAGCCAggccagcaggctgggcagcGCGGCGGGCATGGTGCGGGGCTGCGGGCGCGGCCGCCCGGCCCCGATCCCGCACGCACCGCCGGGCCCGGCCGAGCCGCCGCCGGGAACTCGGGTCCGGCCGGGGCGGGCGCTCTGCGGCCGCCGCTCCGTTGCCTTCACGGAGCCCGTTCGCTTCCTCCCCGCCGCGCTCGGCCTCGCTCTTTAACGTGCTCCGGGgatctgctgctcctcctccgcGTGGCGCGGGGCCAGCCCGGCTGCGCCCGCCCTCCGCGGGATGCGGCTCCGCCGCGACCGCTGCCCCCGCCCCGGCACGGCCCCCGCCGCGGGCaccggccgcccccgcccccccccggCCCCTTCGCTCCCGGGGCCCAAACCCCCGCAGCGGATGGCCGGAGCGGCAGCAGTTCTGTGCCCGAGAATCCCTCCCCACCTTGGGCTCCTCCACCCCAGCTTGTCCCACAGCCGAGTCAGCTCCCCTGCCTGCTTCCTGCCCCCACTGCGGCTcctgtgcccctgccccaggccTCGTGCCTCTCCCCacggcagcagctcctgccctggagcacagctcCAAAACCCCACCTTGTCTCTATCCTGGATGCACGATGGGGTTTAACCCTGGTGGGCAgctcagcccccagctgctTCTGGTTCATTCTTCCCAGCCGGGTGGTGAGAGAACTGGGAAGGGGAAAGTGAGAAAACTGCTGGCTGAGATAAAGGTGAAGCAAAAGCCACACataagcaaagcaaagcagggAATTCTTTCACCCCTCCCCACGGCAGGCAGGTGCTGAGCCATCTCCAGggcagctgggctccagcccaTGATGGTGATTCGGGaggacaaacaccatcactcggAATGTCCCCCCTTCCTCTGTCTTCCCCCAGCTCTATAAGCTGAGTATTATTCCCTACAGTGTGGAATACCCTTGGGTCAGCTGTTCTGTGTCCCCTCCCGACTCCTtgtgccctccccagcccctcactggTGGGATGAAGAGCAGAACAGGCCTCAAGCTGTGCAAATGCTGCTCAGCAGTAATGAAGACATCCCTGTTATCAACACTGttcccagcacaaatccaaaacactgcCCTACGCCATCTaatatggaaaaaaacagaCTCTATGCCAGTCCAAACCCACTCGCTGTGTCACCATGGAGGTGTCAGGATGCTGTTGCTGCTGTCACTGTACCTGTACTCTGtgcctggctggctgctgagaGTGCTCCATGTCCCCAGTAGTGCCTTTGTCCCAGtggagcaggcagggccacaGCTTTCAAGCACAACTGGGCCAGGTGTCATGGGCATGTGTTGGCAGGACAGCCACCACCACAGCCATAAAATATGCTCCTGAGCCAGCCTCTTGTCACAGCACTGCCATGGATACACGCAGAAGAGGGAGGTAACAGAGAGCTCAGCCTCCAGCAGGAGAAGAAACAGAACTGTGCAGCTGGACCCAGCCCAAACCCTGCCTGAGCCTGCAGGAACACAGGGGAGGTGACAGCATTGACAGCGCTGGGATGCTGGATGACAGCTGGAGATGGGGCCCCAGGTTGCCAACTCCACCGTGGGgcccacagcctgcagaggctgcagcagcagcaggaaatgaggcattggtgctgctgctctgagggcAGCGCAGTGCTCAGGGCAGGGGCCCAGGGGTGCCTCGGCCCAGGGGACAAGAAGGGACCAGGTAGCAGGAACAGccactggcacagccctggggccaCAACAGGTGCTGTGGAGCTGCCAGCGCTGGGCTGGGAGGGTGACTGAGGCCAGGAGAGATTGCCAAGTGCCAGTGATGGCTGAGTGGCCATCATGGACTGTGGCCAGCTGGCGCCCAGTGTGGGCTGCAAAAGCATGCTGGGTGCCCTGGGCCGGGTGCTGCATGATCCCCAGGCCACGTGCAGGGGCCAAAGCCAGGCCTGtctgcaggctggggacaggtcCTGTCTAGAGACAAGCGCAGCCCAGTGCTGGCCGAGTCATTGTCTGGGCTAAATGAAAACACATGTCTGgcctgcagctctgcatggcTCACAGAGGTGCTGACACTGTAAACAGGGGTGGGGGGAGCAGCCTGGCGGGGTTCTTGGGAGGGCCCCAACCGCTCTGTGGATCCTTCCACCCAACCACAGCCTGACTGCTGCCCCGACAggccccctccctccctgtgcaCGGCTggacccacagcagagcagtgccagggcatgGCACAGGGATACAGGGGGCACAAGGGCCCCTCAAAGCACAGTGGCCAGGCCCAGCTCTCTGAAGCCCGACCTGCTGGCAGATCTGCCCTAGGGGCAGTGTAAAAGGGACCAAAGTGGGGACACCACAGAACCAAGCACCGGGCCTGGTGTGAGGATAAGCTGCCCTGTGACCTGGGGCAGGCCAGGAGCCACAGTCCCCTTGGTCAGGGGGTCAGGAGGGCCCTGGGGCCAGCAGACGCCCCTTTGGCCCTTGTGGCTTCTGAAACCACACAAGTTCCTCCTGGGGGCCATGGGCTGCGGCAGCAGTTTCACAACACGCTGGCGAGCGTGGGGAGGGCTCCCTGGCCAaagccctgggctgctgtgaacgctcctcagctgctgctggctctgggaagcagaactgcagctcctggctctgctcctgcaccGAGCACAGCAGCCCTTGCACAGCatggctgcactgctgccagctcccagcagttctgtccagggctcagctcttcCCAGAGCTGACAgttctggggctgggagcatTTCTGGGGTCGGAGCCATGTGCAGCCAGGGCTTAGAGAAGACAGAGgaccagcacacacacacacctctgAGGGTGTGGCCTGAGAATGGCACCAGGATGGGCCCACTTCACATCTGGCCACAGCTGGTGGCCCCATCAACCACACCCCCTGCCCCATAGGCACAGCCACTGTGCTGGAACCACAGTGGTGAGGGAACTGCTGCATCCTCTGTGCTCACAGGAGCAGAGGTACACAAACACTGTCCCCTCCCATGCGAGACTTTTCTCTGAAACAGGCAGAGGGACACAAACACTGTCCCCTCCCATGTGAGACTTTTCTCTGAAACAGGCCACTCGTCACCCCAGCCATCCTCTCACCCAGCtgatgggaaaagggaaggaaatccAGCTTCTGAAGAAAAAGCCTGATTAAATCCCCCCAGTCTGACCCTCTCTGGCTGCACACCCCACTCTACCCAGCGAGCCCCATGGCACACAAGGCACAGCTGTAGAGCTGGGGCTCAGCTGCAACCCCAGAGCATGGATGTCACCAGAGCCACCGAGCCACCGCAGATGGTTCTGTCGCAATTCAGGGCTGGGCACtaggggctgcactggggcctGACTAGGCACCAGCACTCCAGGACCTGGACACTGTCCCGGGGCCGGGAGCACCCTGTGGTGGCGGTCCCTTGCCACCAGGTGCCACTGCCGAAACACTCGCACCacacctgctgcagctcagtcAACACTTTACAGGAGAGCCCAGGGCCAAGGACACAGCTGGGAGCGCTGCCTGACATCTCTCATGGACCCCGGGCTAGGAGCAGGCTAGCAGGGCCTGCCCACACGCCTCCACTCGCTCCAGATGTCTGTTAAATAAACTCAATGCCCTCGTACTTCACACTGCCAATCCTGGTCTCGGGCAGGAGGAAGCGCCCGTCCAGTGTGAAGGCCATGATGTAGCTGGAGATCTTGCCATTGTCCTCCTCTGACTTCAGCGCCACGATGATCTGGTCGTCCGTGTCCGGGATGAACTTGaaggaggagaagccatgggtgGGAACCACGTCGCCCACGCGCGCCACCGTGACGTGCCCGAAGTCCTGGgtggagctgagcagcaggtTGGTGCCCCGCCGCTCGTCCGCCTGCTCGCTGTAGCGCTCGTGGCTGGCGCGGCGCGGCAGGAAGAACCAGCGCTGCAGCGTGTCGCTCCAGGAGGCCGACTCGTGGATCAGGTACCCTGCAGCAGGAAGTGGAGTGAGACCACACGGGCCACAGGGGCACAGCCACGCTGGGGCGGGACCgtcctccttccccttcccctccaaAACACCCCACAGCCCCATACAGGCAACCCCTATTAACTCatctgcctgctcctgccctactgcctggcagcagccccatAATTCTCCCCAGAGCTAAGCAGGGGCACTCAGCACACCCCACTCTGCctgggggcacagctgccaggccCAATGCCAGATGAGCCACCCTctagctgctcctggcacaggcagcagaggaaaaggacTAGGACAAGGGGAGATCTCTGGCCTCTGGCAGCCTTTAAATGCCCCCCGGTGCCAGTATCCCTGGGGAGGGTGACTGTATGGCTCTGGAACCATCAGAGTGTGGGATGTGGGGTGGCAGGAGGTTGCCCTGCTCCATACCTGGGGGCCGGATCCCCGCTGCAGCCCTCAGCGCGTTGTAGTTTGTCACCCAGTTCTCGTGGCTCACGTCACCCTTGTAGCCAATGACCTTCACCCACTGGGGGTTCTCGTTCACCACTTCCCCTGTCGTGGTGGTCCACTCCTTGCCCAGTCCTCCCACGTACAGGTGCTCATCCTTCACTGCCAGCCACTCTGCCTTGAAGCCTGTGGTGGAAAGAATGTCCTGAGGGGAGCTCAGTCAGCACGTGGCCACCAGACTGTCCCACATGCCCCACACCCTGCACCCCTGAGCctggtgctggtgacagtgtCCCCCATGCAGCCAGCTGGTctctcagcaggagctgccctctCTTGGCCAGGCTCAGAGGTCACAGGAAAGGCGTACCCCACCCCAGCAAGGTGAAAAGAGCCAAGGGCTttacaggacaggacaggagctCACCTTTGCCTACAGTGCCGTCCCCATCTGGGAGGATCACCCAAGGCACCACCTTGTTGCCCTCGATCTGGTAGACCACGCCTGTCCGGTCGTCCACCGCGTACAGCTTCCCGTTGAAAACCACCAGCTCTGAGAGCTCCATGCCCCGGCCCTTCTCCGCCAGGTGGGACTGCAGCATGCTCTCATCCTTGTCCCACTCCACCGTCACTCTGTCCCCACTGTCTGACAGTACCAGGTAGCCCTTCTTCAGGTAACTGAACCAGGTGTGCTCCTGGGAGCCCCGGGACTGCGTGTCCAGGTCGGCAATGACGCCGATGCGGTAGCGCACGCCCTCGGGGTTCCTCTGCGGCGGGGACAGCGGGTACGTGTCATTGTAGCGCTCCCCCGCCCGCAGGCCGAGCTGCCAGGTgcgggggctgggggggccatgccgtgctggggaggagcggtgcaggcagagcagcagcagcagaagccccACGCAGGCTGAGGACAGCACGATGGCCTTCCAGCGCAGTCGGAAGCGGGGGTCAGCACCCTTGGTCATGGACGCGAGCACGGGCAGACCACCCACGCTGATCCGGAGGGGGCTCATAGACTCATGGCAGGGCGGGACAGGCATCAGACAGGGGGCGAGCAGAGCCTGGTGGGAAGAGGGGAGCGAGAAGGTCAAAGAGCTGGATTTGGTGCTGACTGAGCTCGGGGGACAGCAGAACACAGCCATGAGGGGCCCCATCCCCTCTCTTGCAGCAGAAGGTGCTCCCACCTCATGCAGCTAAGAGGCACCATGCCCatgggctgtttgctgctggAACCACCCTCAGCCCCTCTC is from Passer domesticus isolate bPasDom1 chromosome 20, bPasDom1.hap1, whole genome shotgun sequence and encodes:
- the CANT1 gene encoding soluble calcium-activated nucleotidase 1 isoform X2, coding for MPVPPCHESMSPLRISVGGLPVLASMTKGADPRFRLRWKAIVLSSACVGLLLLLLCLHRSSPARHGPPSPRTWQLGLRAGERYNDTYPLSPPQRNPEGVRYRIGVIADLDTQSRGSQEHTWFSYLKKGYLVLSDSGDRVTVEWDKDESMLQSHLAEKGRGMELSELVVFNGKLYAVDDRTGVVYQIEGNKVVPWVILPDGDGTVGKGFKAEWLAVKDEHLYVGGLGKEWTTTTGEVVNENPQWVKVIGYKGDVSHENWVTNYNALRAAAGIRPPGYLIHESASWSDTLQRWFFLPRRASHERYSEQADERRGTNLLLSSTQDFGHVTVARVGDVVPTHGFSSFKFIPDTDDQIIVALKSEEDNGKISSYIMAFTLDGRFLLPETRIGSVKYEGIEFI
- the CANT1 gene encoding soluble calcium-activated nucleotidase 1 isoform X1, encoding MGPLMAVFCCPPSSVSTKSSSLTFSLPSSHQALLAPCLMPVPPCHESMSPLRISVGGLPVLASMTKGADPRFRLRWKAIVLSSACVGLLLLLLCLHRSSPARHGPPSPRTWQLGLRAGERYNDTYPLSPPQRNPEGVRYRIGVIADLDTQSRGSQEHTWFSYLKKGYLVLSDSGDRVTVEWDKDESMLQSHLAEKGRGMELSELVVFNGKLYAVDDRTGVVYQIEGNKVVPWVILPDGDGTVGKGFKAEWLAVKDEHLYVGGLGKEWTTTTGEVVNENPQWVKVIGYKGDVSHENWVTNYNALRAAAGIRPPGYLIHESASWSDTLQRWFFLPRRASHERYSEQADERRGTNLLLSSTQDFGHVTVARVGDVVPTHGFSSFKFIPDTDDQIIVALKSEEDNGKISSYIMAFTLDGRFLLPETRIGSVKYEGIEFI